Genomic segment of Candidatus Syntrophosphaera sp.:
CCGGAGCGGGAGATTGCTTCGCCGGCGCTTTCATGAGCTATCTCGCCACTCAGCAAGAGCTTGGCAAAAACACGATCCGCAACGCAGTCCGCTTCGGGACCGTGCTTGCGGCGCTGAATGTAGCTGCTTTCAGCGTTGAGGGGATCATCAACCTGGATCTATCCACCCTGCAGAAAAAGGTCCACCAGCTCAGAAACTGGGCTTGAGTACGAAAAGAGAACTAAAAGCATGTCCGACAAAGATCTTGATTACCGCAGCTCAGGCGTGGATATCCAGGCCGGGGAACGCACCGTTGAAAACATCAAGGAATTGGTCAGAGGCACCTACAGTGCCGATGTATTGAGCGACCTGGGCAGTTTTGGCGGGCTGTTCAGATTCCATCAACCCTCTCTGCGGGACCCGATCCTGGTGGCCAGCACCGATGGCGTGGGCACCAAGCTGAGAGTGGCCATCATGGCGGGAAAATACGACAGCATCGGCCAGGACCTTGTCAACCACTGCGTCAACGACATCCTGGTGCAGGGCGCCCTGCCGCTGTTCTTTCTGGATTACATCGGAATGGGCAGGCTGGATCCCGAACACGTGCAAAAGATCATCTCCGGCATGGTCAAAGCCTGCCAGGAAAATTCCTGCGCCCTGATCGGAGGGGAGATGGCGGAAATGCCAGGCATCTATCAGGGCGGCGATTTTGACCTCGTGGGAACGATCGTCGGGGCTGTGGACCAGCAGCACCTCCTGCCCGCCAACCGAATCCACAAAGGCGATATCCTGATCGGGATCCCCAGTTCCGGTTTGCACACCAACGGCTATTCGCTGGCCCGCAAGGTCGTTTTTGAACATCTGGGCCTCGGCGTGGACAGCCATATCGCCGAACTGGGATCAACCGTTTCAGAGTTGTTACTGGCCGTCCACAAAAGCTATCTGCCCCTGCTCAAGCCTCATCTGCAGAATCCGGGCTTGCACGGGTTGGCACATATCACCGGCGGAGGGATCCCCGGCAACCTCAAACGCGTCATCCCAAACGGGCTCACAGCCTATGTGAGCTATTCCGAACAGGAGATGCCACCGCTCTTCCATTGGCTTCAAGACGCGGGCCAGCTCAGCCGCGCGGCCATGCTCGAAACCTTCAACCTGGGCGTCGGCATGATCGCCGTCCTGGATCCAGGTTTTGCCACCGAGTTCATGGCTTCCCTGCCTTCCTTCGTCATCGGCGAAGTGAACGAAAGCCGCTCTTCAGAGTCAAAAGTCGTCATCGTGGGCTGAGCGCCCTCTGATCCTGACGCTTCTTTTTTTCCTGCTCATTCTGACACCTTCTTTTTACCTTTCCTTCGTGTAATTCGTGTAATTCGTGGACACCATACCCCCTGGTGGGCCCCTTGCTCTCTTTTCAAATTCGTGTGAATTCGTGTAATTCGTGGACACCAACACAACGCGTAACCCGTAACGCGTAACGCGTAACCCATCACATCTCCCTATCCAGCAGCTCATAGCCATTGACCGGATCAAGCAGTCCCGCTTCGACCGCTCTTTTGACAGAGCGGCAGGGCAGGTCGTTGGCTTCGATCTGGGCGCGGGTGATGGTCTCGAGGTCGATGTAGCCGGGGTCGCTCTTGGCCAGGTTCCACATCAGGCGCGTGAAGGCGTTGTACCAGTTTTGCAGGACCACATCCTGATTGGCGACGCGGCTGTTGA
This window contains:
- the purM gene encoding phosphoribosylformylglycinamidine cyclo-ligase — protein: MSDKDLDYRSSGVDIQAGERTVENIKELVRGTYSADVLSDLGSFGGLFRFHQPSLRDPILVASTDGVGTKLRVAIMAGKYDSIGQDLVNHCVNDILVQGALPLFFLDYIGMGRLDPEHVQKIISGMVKACQENSCALIGGEMAEMPGIYQGGDFDLVGTIVGAVDQQHLLPANRIHKGDILIGIPSSGLHTNGYSLARKVVFEHLGLGVDSHIAELGSTVSELLLAVHKSYLPLLKPHLQNPGLHGLAHITGGGIPGNLKRVIPNGLTAYVSYSEQEMPPLFHWLQDAGQLSRAAMLETFNLGVGMIAVLDPGFATEFMASLPSFVIGEVNESRSSESKVVIVG